The proteins below come from a single Candida albicans SC5314 chromosome 7, complete sequence genomic window:
- a CDS encoding uncharacterized protein (Protein similar to Aspergillus CYSK O-acetylserine sulfhydrylase, suggesting that C. albicans uses an O-acetyl-serine (OAS) pathway of sulfur assimilation; upregulated in biofilm; protein level decreases in stationary phase cultures), producing the protein MLGRIAKRSISITTNTPLKLPFIPLVSETGFPGAIGNTPLLKLPRISESINRNIYAKAEFMNPGGSIKDRAALYIIKDAEEKGLIKPGGTIVEGTAGNTGIGLAHVCRARGYKCIIYMPNTQSQNKIETLRLLGAEVHPVPAVAFTDPENYNHQAKRHAERLDNAVWTNQFDNVANRQAHIETTGPEIWAQLDGKVDAFTCSTGTGGTFAGTTRYLKDISNGKVKAVLADPPGSVLYSYIKSGGKEMIRGGSSFTEGIGQGRVTDNLQPDLELVDDAVKIPDEDSIAMVYRLLDEEGLYLGGTGALNVAAAVEVAKSLPEGSNVVTVLADSAHKYADRIFSKKWLAEKGLYDAIPPHLQKYAVLD; encoded by the coding sequence ATGTTGGGCAGAATAGCTAAACGGTCGATCTCCATTACTACCAACACACCACTCAAACTCCCCTTCATCCCATTAGTCAGTGAAACAGGGTTTCCTGGGGCAATTGGAAACACACCATTATTGAAGTTACCAAGGATTTCCGAATCAATAAATCGTAACATCTATGCCAAAGCAGAATTTATGAATCCTGGTGGATCAATTAAAGACCGTGCTGCTTTGTACATTATCAAAGATGCTGAGGAAAAAGGGTTGATCAAACCAGGGGGTACAATTGTTGAAGGAACTGCTGGGAATACGGGTATTGGATTAGCTCACGTCTGTCGAGCTCGTGGATACAAATGCATCATTTACATGCCAAACACTCAATcgcaaaacaaaattgaaacattgAGATTGTTGGGTGCAGAAGTCCACCCGGTGCCAGCTGTTGCATTTACCGATCCAGAAAACTATAACCACCAGGCTAAAAGACACGCAGAAAGATTAGACAATGCCGTATGGACTAATCAGTTTGACAACGTGGCCAATAGACAAGCCCATATAGAAACTACAGGACCAGAAATCTGGGCACAGTTAGACGGTAAGGTTGATGCATTCACCTGCTCAACCGGAACTGGTGGAACATTTGCTGGTACAACGAGATACTTGAAGGACATTTCCAATGGCAAAGTAAAAGCAGTGTTGGCTGATCCTCCAGGTTCAGTATTATACTCGTATATCAAGTCTGGCGGTAAAGAAATGATTAGAGGCGGATCATCATTCACAGAAGGGATTGGTCAAGGTAGAGTTACCGATAACTTGCAACCAGACTTGGAGTTGGTTGACGATGCAGTCAAGATCCCCGACGAAGATTCAATCGCCATGGTCTACCGTTTGTTAGACGAAGAAGGATTGTATCTCGGTGGTACTGGAGCATTAAATGTAGCTGCTGCAGTAGAAGTGGCTAAACTGTTGCCTGAAGGCAGTAATGTCGTTACTGTATTAGCTGACCTGGCCCATAAATACGCCGATAGGATCTTCTCCAAAAAATGGTTAGCAGAAAAAGGATTATACGATGCTATTCCACCACACTTGCAAAAGTACGCTGTATTAGATTAG